AATGTCAAGACATCCAAGCTACGGCAAAAGCGGTAAAGGCGGACAGAAGCGCAACGTTTTGAAACGTTTCGAGCGCATCGACGTCCTACGCAAACACGGCAACTGGAAAGACGGCGAAGACAAAAAAGTCACCGGCCTTCCCAAGACGCCTACAGAATAACAAAAAAGCCCTCTTG
Above is a genomic segment from Waddliaceae bacterium containing:
- a CDS encoding small basic protein; this encodes MSRHPSYGKSGKGGQKRNVLKRFERIDVLRKHGNWKDGEDKKVTGLPKTPTE